One window of the Vigna radiata var. radiata cultivar VC1973A chromosome 1, Vradiata_ver6, whole genome shotgun sequence genome contains the following:
- the LOC106762540 gene encoding uncharacterized protein LOC106762540, with protein MEHSDQTFNPASPFYLHPRENPGLTLITQVLNENNYSSWSRAMRRALVSKNKVKFIDGSIKRPQKSDDTYDAWERCNVMILSWMTKTLSPHIAESVIYVEEAKELWDELKERFSKGDYFKISNLLQDIHSIKQGERGVSQFFTDLKILWEELESLRPIPVCTCEIPCSCDLSKVSLKYREMEHVIYFLKGLNDSYNTVKTQILLMDPLPNVNRVFSLIIQQERQEKQSNTETRILVNMAERNNQWKPDQSWRNQGRANGIRGQGRGRGRNPNYGKQCSYCNKMNHTVDECYSKHEYPPWYKKEDKKSDWNTVNAYQNNNQNNNDSESTLKTQHQTNNSCNPNLFTPEQM; from the coding sequence ATGGAACATTCTGACCAGACCTTCAATCCAGCAAGCCCATTCTATCTACACCCGAGAGAAAACCCAGGTTTGACCTTGATTACTCAAGTTCTTAACGAAAATAATTACTCCTCATGGAGCAGAGCCATGAGAAGGGCTTTAGTTTCgaaaaacaaagttaaattcATTGACGGGTCAATTAAAAGACCTCAGAAAAGTGATGATACATACGACGCGTGGGAGAGATGTAACGTGATGATTCTGTCATGGATGACGAAGACCCTATCTCCTCATATTGCTGAAAGTGTCATCTACGTCGAAGAAGCGAAAGAGTTATGGGATGAGCTTAAGGAGAGGTTTTCAAAAGGAGATTACttcaaaatctcaaatttaTTGCAAGACATACACTCAATTAAACAAGGAGAACGTGGAGTCAGCCAGTTCTTCACTGACCTGAAGATTTTATGGGAAGAATTGGAGTCTTTAAGACCAATACCAGTCTGCACTTGTGAAATTCCATGCAGCTGTGACTTGTCCAAGGTTTCGTTGAAATATAGAGAAATGGAACATGTGATTTACTTTTTGAAGGGTTTGAATGATTCTTACAATACTGTTAAAACGCAAATTCTTTTAATGGATCCCTTACCGAATGTTAACCGTGTTTTCTCTTTGATTATCCAACAAGAAAGACAGGAAAAACAGAGTAATACAGAAACCAGAATTTTGGTTAACATGGCTGAAAGAAACAATCAGTGGAAACCTGACCAGAGTTGGAGGAATCAGGGACGTGCTAATGGAATTCGTGGACAAGGCAGAGGAAGGGGAAGAAACCCAAATTATGGAAAGCAATGCTCTTATTGTAATAAGATGAATCACACTGTTGATGAGTGTTATTCTAAGCACGAATATCCTCCATGGTATAAGAAGGAAGATAAAAAGAGTGACTGGAACACTGTCAATGCTTATCAAAACAACAATCAAAACAACAATGACTCTGAAAGCACCCTGAAGACTCAACATCAGACTAACAACAGCTGTAATCCCAATCTCTTCACGCCAGAACAAATGTAA